In Methanooceanicella nereidis, the following are encoded in one genomic region:
- the wecB gene encoding non-hydrolyzing UDP-N-acetylglucosamine 2-epimerase: MKIVTVVGARPQFIKCAPVSREIRKEHMEILVHTGQHYDHDMSDIFFEELGIPKPDYNLGVGSASHGKQTGEMLAGIETILIKEKPDIVLVYGDTNSTIAGALAASKLQIKIVHVEAGLRSFDRTMPEEINRVVTDHLSDILFCPTKTSEQNLLNEGIINGVHYIGDVMVDALAYNLSLANEKSKIISKLNIENGKYLVVTIHRPNNTDEKSNLVSIIESLIEANKKVIFPVHPRTKKYLINYGLFEHIQKQKNIELIEPLGYLDMLQLMANSDKIITDSGGIQKEAYMLKIPCITIRDKTEWIETLDDNWNILTGSNKNRIIEAIKDIKRPKSNKNIFGDVGVSKKIRNLIKTS, translated from the coding sequence ATGAAAATTGTAACAGTGGTAGGTGCTCGTCCACAATTCATTAAATGTGCTCCAGTATCCAGAGAAATACGTAAGGAGCACATGGAGATATTGGTACATACAGGTCAGCATTATGATCATGATATGTCTGATATCTTTTTTGAGGAACTGGGAATACCCAAGCCAGATTATAACTTAGGAGTTGGATCTGCGTCCCATGGAAAACAGACAGGAGAAATGCTTGCAGGTATTGAAACCATACTTATAAAGGAAAAACCAGACATTGTGCTAGTTTATGGAGATACAAATTCAACGATTGCTGGAGCCTTAGCCGCATCAAAGTTACAAATAAAAATTGTCCATGTTGAAGCGGGATTACGCAGTTTCGATAGAACTATGCCTGAAGAGATTAATAGAGTGGTAACTGATCATCTTTCTGATATATTATTTTGCCCTACGAAAACATCAGAACAGAATTTATTAAATGAAGGAATAATAAATGGGGTTCACTATATTGGAGATGTAATGGTTGATGCATTAGCATACAATTTATCACTGGCAAATGAAAAATCGAAAATAATATCTAAGTTAAACATAGAGAATGGAAAATATTTGGTTGTTACAATTCATCGTCCAAACAATACTGATGAAAAAAGCAATTTAGTATCGATTATTGAATCATTAATTGAAGCAAATAAGAAAGTAATATTTCCAGTACATCCCAGAACGAAGAAATATTTAATCAATTATGGGTTATTTGAACATATACAAAAACAAAAAAATATTGAACTTATCGAACCACTAGGTTATTTAGATATGCTACAGTTAATGGCTAATTCGGATAAAATAATAACCGATTCTGGCGGAATTCAAAAGGAAGCATATATGTTAAAAATACCATGTATTACTATTAGAGATAAAACAGAATGGATTGAAACTCTGGATGATAACTGGAATATTTTAACAGGGTCGAATAAGAATAGAATAATTGAAGCAATAAAGGATATTAAAAGACCAAAATCGAATAAGAATATATTCGGGGATGTTGGTGTAAGTAAAAAGATAAGAAATTTAATAAAGACATCATAG
- a CDS encoding flippase, which yields MSIAISSLVHFLLRIIIGKDLGVDGLGVYTLIFTIYLFGMQFANFGIGAAITKYVAEKNEDISSITRFVSYGIISSVLVGTIISIILFFLSPFISLYIFHDSNVEILLKITALCFPFIAVQKAVLGGLNGLRKMKYYAFLNIILNVLTIIVSIILVIILNMGIIGAVIGFVIPTVISGILSFITIKEYFIIPNQLFNETFIIITSFGFYVMLGNSISMINTQINTLLLGFYLNTFEVGLFAVATTLIQGMLLIPSSIQIISGPSFSRLNSKKEYTSLKLVTKKCIIYTFIVMFIISIIFIIVGNQLIPLLFTEDYKAAYIPLVIMIIGYLIYSPFVSIGSIFANIGQVKLSFKINLISTFITVILNLIMIPTYGIIGAAIATTISLIITTIINLAIIKIYINKWTLKIVTKPN from the coding sequence ATAAGTATAGCAATTTCTTCCTTAGTTCATTTTTTATTACGGATAATTATTGGTAAAGATTTAGGAGTAGATGGTTTAGGAGTATATACCCTTATATTTACTATATATTTATTCGGTATGCAATTCGCTAATTTTGGTATCGGTGCTGCAATAACTAAATATGTTGCAGAAAAAAATGAAGATATTAGTAGTATAACGCGGTTTGTTTCTTATGGAATAATAAGTTCAGTTTTAGTTGGAACTATAATTTCAATAATATTATTTTTCTTATCCCCATTTATTTCTTTATATATATTTCATGATAGTAATGTAGAAATATTATTAAAAATAACTGCCCTATGTTTTCCGTTCATTGCAGTACAAAAAGCTGTATTAGGTGGATTAAATGGTTTACGCAAGATGAAATACTATGCGTTTCTAAATATCATTCTGAATGTTTTAACAATAATTGTATCTATAATTTTAGTAATTATACTAAACATGGGGATCATTGGTGCTGTAATAGGATTTGTAATTCCTACAGTAATATCAGGCATATTATCATTTATTACTATAAAAGAATACTTTATTATCCCTAATCAACTATTTAATGAAACTTTTATAATAATAACTTCTTTTGGATTCTATGTAATGCTTGGTAATTCCATATCTATGATAAATACACAAATTAATACATTGCTATTAGGTTTTTACTTAAATACTTTCGAAGTAGGACTCTTTGCCGTCGCCACTACATTAATACAGGGTATGTTATTAATTCCTAGTTCCATACAAATAATTTCGGGACCTTCGTTTTCTCGTTTAAATAGTAAAAAGGAATATACATCTTTAAAACTAGTCACAAAAAAATGTATTATTTATACGTTTATTGTAATGTTTATTATTTCAATAATATTTATTATTGTAGGTAATCAGTTAATACCACTTTTATTCACTGAAGATTATAAAGCAGCTTACATCCCACTAGTAATCATGATTATAGGATATTTAATATATTCACCTTTTGTATCAATAGGGTCAATATTTGCAAATATTGGTCAAGTAAAACTTTCTTTTAAAATTAATTTAATATCTACATTCATAACAGTAATATTAAATTTAATTATGATACCCACATATGGCATAATTGGCGCAGCTATTGCAACTACAATTTCATTAATAATAACAACAATAATAAACCTAGCTATAATAAAAATTTATATAAATAAATGGACTTTAAAAATAGTTACAAAACCAAATTAA
- a CDS encoding glycosyltransferase — MSQKNLLVISHSYANFIKYPIEIIAKKFNKVYVLVRINSFAELSNYIPVNHLKPFNKSSKINLLNIPDNVEVIPTPFFYLPVQLSMPYLIEKHYEVVEKSILKNNIDFNIVHSHFTISAGYVGSKLKNRYNVPFVLTIHENKEWFLREYNSLNSIIYDIWKNADLIFRVNKKDIPLLKRYNNNVKYIKNGFNCNHLKHIDKNYARNILNIPTDKFIIFSLGVLIDRKGFNFLIESINIIRNYKPDVICYIGGHGPQKNKLQKMINDFNLRDNVRLVGFIEDYKLNYWMNACDLFVLPSLSESFGVVQVEAMACGKPVVATINGGSEEVIKEGKTGLLAIPGNSEDLAEKILNAINENWDYEYILKYSEEYLWHTIVDDILNNYDELI, encoded by the coding sequence ATGTCGCAAAAAAATTTACTAGTAATATCTCACTCATATGCTAACTTTATTAAATATCCAATAGAAATTATTGCAAAAAAGTTTAACAAAGTATATGTTTTAGTTAGAATTAATTCTTTCGCAGAATTATCTAACTATATTCCGGTGAATCATTTAAAACCATTTAATAAAAGCTCAAAGATTAATCTATTAAATATACCGGATAATGTAGAAGTAATACCAACTCCCTTCTTTTATCTTCCTGTACAACTTTCTATGCCATATTTAATTGAAAAACATTATGAGGTAGTCGAAAAGTCTATATTAAAAAATAATATAGATTTTAATATAGTTCATTCTCATTTTACTATATCTGCTGGATATGTTGGCTCTAAATTAAAAAATAGGTATAATGTACCATTTGTATTGACAATACATGAGAATAAGGAATGGTTTTTAAGAGAGTATAATTCTCTTAACAGTATTATTTACGATATATGGAAGAATGCAGATTTAATATTTAGGGTTAATAAAAAAGATATTCCACTGTTAAAGAGATATAATAATAATGTAAAATATATAAAAAATGGCTTTAATTGTAACCATCTTAAACATATTGATAAAAACTATGCAAGAAATATATTAAACATTCCTACAGATAAATTTATTATATTTTCTTTAGGAGTATTAATTGATAGAAAGGGGTTTAACTTTTTAATAGAATCGATAAATATTATTAGAAACTATAAACCGGATGTTATTTGCTATATTGGGGGCCATGGTCCGCAGAAAAACAAATTACAAAAAATGATCAATGATTTTAATTTACGAGACAATGTTAGATTGGTTGGTTTTATAGAAGATTATAAATTGAATTATTGGATGAATGCTTGTGATTTATTTGTGTTACCTAGTCTAAGCGAAAGCTTTGGAGTAGTTCAGGTAGAAGCTATGGCTTGCGGTAAACCTGTTGTCGCTACTATAAATGGTGGTAGTGAAGAAGTGATTAAAGAAGGTAAAACTGGTCTACTGGCTATACCTGGTAATTCAGAAGATCTTGCGGAAAAAATTTTAAATGCTATCAATGAGAATTGGGATTATGAGTACATATTGAAGTATTCTGAAGAGTATTTATGGCATACAATAGTAGATGACATTCTTAACAATTATGATGAGTTGATATAG
- a CDS encoding DUF354 domain-containing protein has product MVTFIKLLIDIGHPAHVHFFKNTIKTMEKDGHEVLVTARVKDVAVDLLMEYNIKHVVISKQGTSTGGLLKEWIIRDYDVFRIARKFKPDILTGMLNPCVAHASRLLGKKAIIFNDSEVVNSTAKITYPFCDAILTPSNFSKDLGYKQVRFNGYKELAYLHPNRFTPNPAVLDELNLTKDDKFVIVRFVAWKAGHDLGQKGLNLENKIQLVNELSNYTKVFITSESKLPDQLDQYRVKVSPSKMHDLLYYANFIVGDSQTMTTEAAVLGTPAIRSNTFVGANDMNNFIELEQKYGLIFNLSNPQEAIDKAVELAQTSNIKQQWNSKRYSLLKDKMDVTSFMVWFFENYPSSQIEMNKIGHQFK; this is encoded by the coding sequence GTGGTGACGTTTATTAAATTACTTATTGATATTGGGCATCCGGCTCATGTCCACTTCTTTAAAAATACTATAAAGACAATGGAAAAAGATGGTCATGAAGTACTTGTTACCGCACGAGTAAAAGACGTTGCTGTAGACCTTCTAATGGAATATAATATTAAGCATGTTGTCATAAGTAAACAAGGAACATCTACTGGTGGTTTACTTAAGGAATGGATAATACGCGATTATGATGTATTCCGTATTGCACGTAAATTTAAGCCTGATATTTTAACAGGAATGCTTAATCCATGCGTTGCCCATGCTTCAAGACTACTGGGCAAGAAGGCGATAATTTTTAACGACTCTGAAGTCGTTAACTCTACCGCTAAGATCACTTATCCGTTTTGTGATGCCATTTTGACTCCATCAAATTTCAGTAAGGATCTAGGATATAAACAGGTTAGATTTAACGGATATAAAGAGCTGGCCTATTTACATCCGAACCGTTTCACTCCGAACCCGGCGGTCCTAGATGAGTTAAACCTTACTAAGGATGATAAATTTGTCATAGTACGTTTCGTAGCATGGAAAGCAGGACATGATTTAGGGCAGAAAGGCCTAAATCTTGAGAATAAGATCCAGCTTGTCAATGAACTTAGTAACTATACTAAAGTATTTATCACCTCTGAGTCTAAATTACCGGATCAATTAGATCAATATCGTGTAAAAGTATCGCCATCAAAAATGCATGATCTGCTATACTATGCTAATTTTATTGTTGGCGATTCACAGACCATGACAACCGAGGCAGCAGTACTGGGAACTCCAGCAATAAGGTCCAACACTTTTGTTGGTGCAAATGATATGAATAATTTTATAGAATTAGAACAAAAATATGGTCTTATATTTAATCTTAGCAATCCACAAGAAGCGATTGACAAGGCAGTAGAATTGGCCCAAACATCTAATATTAAACAACAGTGGAACTCCAAGAGATATTCCTTGTTAAAAGATAAAATGGATGTAACTTCCTTCATGGTATGGTTTTTTGAAAACTATCCTTCTAGCCAAATAGAGATGAATAAAATTGGACATCAATTTAAATAA
- a CDS encoding glycosyltransferase family 2 protein, with product MVLDIQGRDTVTAGTEKPVRSIGIIYHRLNYLTIGSVIAATKNYVDKVYVILENYDDRVVRISSSLGAEIVDPMKHGYASAYKRIISESNADVFVALYGDGSHDPESIPELFEHLNSGYDIAISSSSGERYSMVNETILYLNNKKPRSKNNGFVAFSSKSLDKIDLGVLNFEQGNIIDKLSILSINSGLKVKTIHTDDQIFGLFNLYKIGVVVPAYNEELLIEETINSIPEYVDKIYLIDDCSTDRMPEIVAKMTDPRLVKIRHEVNKGVGAAIINGYKRALEDEMDMVAVMAGDNQMDPEQLPRLLIPIIEGRADYTKGNRLISKDFRKGMSKWRSFGNFILTMLTKIASGYWSVTDPQNGYTVISKQALEALDIDAVYTYYGYCNDILVKLNAFGMRTLDIPMPSRYGREKSKIKYSRYIRKVSPMLFKGFLWRLKTKYILLDFNPLVLFYAASMIMVPFGLLFCMCILAEKILHNYVSPNFPLLAVFITLIGLQFLMFAMLFDMQADRSINRF from the coding sequence ATGGTCTTGGACATTCAGGGACGCGATACCGTGACGGCAGGCACAGAAAAACCTGTGAGGAGCATTGGTATCATTTATCACAGGTTGAACTATCTTACCATCGGCAGCGTGATCGCTGCGACGAAAAACTATGTCGATAAGGTCTATGTTATACTAGAAAACTATGATGATCGCGTAGTACGTATATCGTCAAGTCTTGGTGCCGAGATAGTAGATCCGATGAAGCATGGATATGCATCTGCGTACAAACGGATCATATCGGAAAGCAACGCGGACGTTTTTGTCGCATTGTATGGCGATGGTTCTCACGACCCTGAAAGTATACCCGAGCTTTTTGAGCACCTGAATAGCGGCTATGATATTGCTATTTCCTCTTCGTCAGGCGAACGATATTCAATGGTAAACGAGACCATTCTTTATTTGAATAACAAGAAGCCCAGGAGTAAAAATAACGGCTTTGTAGCCTTCTCAAGTAAAAGCTTAGATAAGATCGACCTTGGTGTATTGAACTTTGAGCAGGGAAATATCATTGATAAGCTCTCGATATTATCGATCAATAGCGGCTTGAAGGTAAAGACGATCCATACGGATGACCAGATATTTGGGCTATTTAATCTTTATAAGATCGGTGTTGTCGTGCCGGCTTATAATGAAGAGTTGTTGATAGAAGAGACAATTAATAGTATTCCTGAATATGTTGATAAAATATATCTTATCGATGACTGCAGCACCGATAGGATGCCTGAGATAGTGGCAAAGATGACTGATCCCAGGCTCGTAAAGATAAGGCACGAAGTGAACAAGGGTGTCGGAGCTGCTATTATTAATGGTTATAAGCGTGCTCTAGAAGATGAAATGGACATGGTAGCCGTTATGGCCGGGGATAACCAGATGGACCCGGAGCAGTTGCCGCGTTTGCTTATTCCGATCATTGAGGGTAGAGCAGATTATACTAAAGGTAACAGGCTTATCAGCAAAGATTTCAGGAAAGGAATGAGCAAGTGGAGGTCTTTCGGGAATTTTATCCTTACAATGCTGACAAAGATCGCCAGCGGATATTGGAGCGTTACCGATCCACAGAATGGGTATACAGTAATATCAAAACAGGCACTGGAAGCGCTGGATATAGATGCCGTATATACCTACTACGGATATTGTAATGACATTCTAGTTAAGCTAAATGCATTCGGAATGAGGACACTTGATATTCCTATGCCATCACGGTACGGGCGCGAGAAATCGAAGATCAAATACAGCAGGTATATCAGAAAAGTCTCTCCAATGTTGTTTAAGGGATTTTTGTGGAGGCTTAAGACCAAGTATATCTTGCTGGATTTTAATCCTCTCGTATTATTTTATGCAGCGAGTATGATCATGGTGCCTTTCGGGTTATTGTTTTGTATGTGTATCCTAGCAGAAAAGATATTACATAACTATGTTTCGCCTAACTTCCCATTACTTGCAGTATTCATCACTCTAATTGGGCTACAGTTTTTGATGTTCGCGATGCTATTCGATATGCAGGCGGATAGGAGTATTAATAGATTCTGA